A stretch of Cyanobacterium sp. HL-69 DNA encodes these proteins:
- a CDS encoding Sll1969 family lipase: protein MNPIVLIHGFMDQSAVFNSMFLYLENQGYNVHAIDLTPCYGTADLKVLAQQVKEYIDKTFEKEEKVNLLGFSMGGLVTRYYLQKLGGVEKVDKYINVSAPNNGTIMAYLLPFLGIKQMRPQSDFLLDLNKDINESLSKVKCLFLWTPFDLMIFPPKSSIMKPFPVERIPVLTHKWMISDRRVLERVNKFLKEK, encoded by the coding sequence ATGAATCCCATTGTTTTAATTCATGGTTTTATGGATCAAAGTGCTGTGTTTAATTCCATGTTTTTATATTTAGAAAATCAAGGATATAATGTTCATGCAATTGATCTTACTCCTTGTTACGGCACAGCAGATTTGAAAGTATTGGCTCAACAGGTTAAGGAATATATTGATAAGACTTTTGAGAAGGAAGAAAAAGTTAATTTACTAGGTTTTAGTATGGGTGGTTTAGTTACCCGTTACTATTTACAAAAATTGGGAGGTGTGGAAAAAGTAGATAAATATATTAATGTTTCTGCCCCCAATAATGGAACTATCATGGCTTATTTATTACCTTTTTTGGGCATTAAACAAATGCGCCCACAAAGTGATTTTTTATTAGATTTAAATAAGGATATAAATGAAAGTTTATCAAAAGTTAAATGTTTATTTTTATGGACTCCTTTTGATTTAATGATTTTTCCTCCTAAAAGCTCTATCATGAAACCATTTCCCGTGGAAAGAATACCTGTACTAACTCATAAATGGATGATTAGCGATCGCAGGGTTTTAGAAAGAGTTAATAAATTTTTGAAGGAGAAATAA
- the cofG gene encoding 7,8-didemethyl-8-hydroxy-5-deazariboflavin synthase subunit CofG, with protein sequence MRIVTYSPAFTLVPTYECFNRCSYCNFRTNPEEDVWLTLDRAREILTTLQGKEVTEILILSGEVHPHSKRRKDWLQLIYDIAHLALSMGFFPHSNVGPLSYEEMTLLKTVNASMGLMVEQVTPSLLDTVHHFAPSKIPQLRLEQLEWAGVLQIPFTTGILLGIGESSCDRMESLRAIASIHKKYGHIQEVILQPYSKGNKDNYSQNNFSSLEMLETIKKAKEILPNNIAIQIPPNLIEDENTLIKCLELGVTDLGGIVPKDEVNPDYYHHSLEDLTTTLLNHGWLLKPRLPVYPQYYQETFTRLKILGNQDTKRLI encoded by the coding sequence ATGCGCATAGTAACTTATAGTCCAGCTTTTACCCTAGTACCAACCTATGAATGTTTTAATCGGTGTAGTTACTGCAATTTTCGCACCAATCCTGAAGAAGATGTATGGTTAACTTTAGACAGGGCGAGGGAAATTTTAACAACCTTGCAGGGCAAGGAAGTTACAGAAATTCTCATCCTTAGTGGTGAGGTGCATCCCCACTCAAAAAGGCGTAAGGATTGGTTACAGTTGATTTATGACATAGCCCATTTAGCTCTCTCCATGGGCTTTTTTCCTCACAGCAATGTGGGGCCTTTAAGTTATGAGGAAATGACTTTATTAAAGACGGTAAATGCCTCTATGGGCTTGATGGTGGAACAGGTAACCCCATCATTGTTAGATACTGTCCATCATTTTGCCCCTAGCAAGATTCCACAACTTAGGTTAGAACAACTAGAATGGGCTGGAGTGTTACAGATTCCTTTTACGACAGGTATCCTATTAGGTATTGGGGAATCATCTTGTGATCGTATGGAAAGTTTAAGGGCGATCGCATCTATCCATAAAAAATATGGTCACATTCAAGAAGTAATCTTACAACCCTATTCCAAAGGTAATAAAGATAATTATTCCCAAAATAATTTTAGTTCTTTAGAAATGCTTGAAACCATCAAAAAAGCTAAGGAAATATTACCAAATAATATAGCCATTCAAATTCCCCCAAACTTAATTGAAGATGAAAACACTCTCATTAAATGCTTAGAATTAGGGGTTACAGATTTAGGGGGGATAGTACCCAAGGATGAAGTTAACCCAGACTACTATCACCATAGCTTAGAGGATTTAACTACCACATTATTAAACCATGGTTGGCTTTTAAAGCCCCGATTACCTGTTTATCCTCAATATTATCAAGAAACTTTTACCCGTCTAAAAATCCTAGGAAATCAAGATACAAAGAGACTAATTTAA
- a CDS encoding NAD(P)H-quinone oxidoreductase chain 5, which translates to MTKSKDVQITPIALNTRVFRSRTWDRLKFEVEYGLNRGTTANSFVIEGEKIALFDLPGESFTATFIDALEQRIDLQKIDYLILGHINPNRAVTINTLLQKAPQINIIISNTGAKSLETIFENNYQETTARNPLNITVVKNELQLDLGKGHLLEFITTPNPRYPDQLLTYDRQTKVFYTDKLFSAHVCGDQILDEGWSIYQEDRRHYFDCVIAPYATQVSKAIEKVKEKESFIYATNHGPLVRYGLTELTGLYQQWLETQKNQTLNVALVYASAYGNTATLANAIARGITKAGVRVESINAEFAGSEEIKTAIQGCEGFIFGSPTLGGHAPTQIQSALGIALANADKNKLVGAFGSFGWSGEAIDLLENKFRDGGYRFGFDTIRVKFKPTEAVLKTCEEAGTDFAQALKKRKKALKSKESAAANSLTARTEQALGRLVGSLCIVTTQRDEIKGAMVASWVSQATFNPPGLTVAVAKERAIESLLPIGSCFALNVLEEGRYVELMKHFLKPFAPGEDRFQNIDHDVADNGSPILNNALAYVECEVKNRLECGDHWVMYAIAQAGKLLKDDGITAVHHRKSGTHY; encoded by the coding sequence ATGACAAAATCAAAAGATGTTCAAATTACCCCGATCGCCCTTAACACAAGGGTATTCCGTTCTCGTACTTGGGATAGACTCAAATTTGAGGTAGAATACGGACTAAATCGAGGCACTACCGCCAATTCTTTTGTCATTGAAGGAGAAAAAATCGCCCTATTTGATCTCCCGGGGGAATCCTTCACCGCAACCTTTATCGATGCCCTAGAACAAAGAATTGACCTACAAAAAATTGACTATCTCATTCTAGGACATATCAACCCCAATCGGGCAGTAACTATCAATACCCTATTGCAAAAAGCCCCCCAAATTAATATCATCATCTCCAATACGGGGGCAAAATCCTTAGAAACCATCTTCGAGAATAACTATCAAGAAACCACTGCCAGAAATCCCCTCAATATTACAGTTGTTAAAAACGAGCTTCAATTAGACTTAGGCAAAGGACATTTACTAGAATTTATCACCACCCCTAACCCCCGTTATCCTGACCAACTTTTGACCTACGATCGCCAAACTAAGGTATTTTATACCGATAAGCTATTTTCTGCCCATGTATGCGGTGATCAAATTTTGGACGAGGGTTGGAGTATTTACCAAGAAGATAGAAGACATTATTTCGATTGTGTCATTGCACCCTACGCCACCCAAGTTAGTAAAGCCATTGAAAAGGTTAAGGAAAAAGAATCTTTCATCTATGCCACCAACCATGGCCCCTTGGTGCGTTATGGTTTAACCGAATTAACAGGTTTATATCAACAGTGGTTAGAAACCCAGAAAAATCAAACCCTTAATGTCGCCCTAGTTTATGCCTCCGCCTATGGTAACACCGCAACCCTAGCAAATGCGATCGCCCGTGGCATTACCAAAGCAGGGGTAAGGGTAGAATCCATCAACGCTGAATTTGCAGGAAGCGAGGAAATAAAAACCGCCATACAAGGCTGTGAAGGCTTCATTTTCGGTTCTCCCACCCTCGGCGGTCACGCCCCTACCCAAATCCAAAGCGCCCTCGGTATCGCCCTTGCCAACGCCGATAAGAATAAATTAGTGGGGGCATTCGGTTCTTTTGGTTGGAGTGGAGAAGCCATCGATTTGTTGGAAAATAAATTTAGGGATGGGGGCTATCGTTTCGGTTTTGATACCATCCGAGTCAAATTTAAACCCACGGAAGCAGTGCTAAAAACCTGTGAGGAGGCGGGAACAGATTTTGCTCAAGCCCTGAAAAAACGTAAAAAAGCCCTTAAATCAAAAGAATCCGCCGCCGCCAATTCCCTCACCGCCAGAACTGAACAGGCTTTGGGGCGTTTGGTAGGCTCGTTATGTATCGTCACCACCCAAAGGGATGAGATAAAGGGTGCCATGGTGGCTTCTTGGGTGTCTCAGGCTACTTTTAACCCCCCCGGTTTAACCGTTGCGGTGGCCAAGGAAAGGGCGATCGAATCTTTGTTGCCCATCGGCAGTTGTTTTGCCCTCAATGTCCTTGAAGAGGGGCGATATGTGGAGTTGATGAAGCATTTTCTCAAACCCTTTGCTCCAGGGGAAGATCGTTTTCAGAATATTGATCATGATGTGGCGGATAACGGTAGCCCGATTTTGAATAATGCCCTCGCCTATGTGGAGTGTGAGGTTAAAAATCGCCTCGAATGTGGTGATCATTGGGTTATGTATGCGATCGCCCAGGCTGGTAAATTGTTAAAAGATGACGGTATCACAGCGGTGCATCATCGTAAATCTGGCACTCATTATTAA
- the cotA gene encoding putative transporter involved in H+ extrusion and indirectly CO2 uptake CotA: protein MFNKIFRYTKRSLARSAENSLESAYQAALTIKNIEIEHFQNKKITLQNGNHSERVFAYFQGELNSKLKAIDLKLTQFKTSQYFNNLFASNKQNYPYETNKNITLSQSLIVEKLNFIDQIVNKYQQESEINPKTVPNLVKETKNPIIDVPAGEDKKIKETVSDKTSVLPRSFLRTLTKIKDEINPDSTDTEEELINRFRRSKYKTAVSVKFLLFLIIIPILVHNISKIAIGRAFVDPYFASHQDIVFINQDLQEEALNELRIFEENIQLKTMIGLMPNLSPQEKETIIQEKAQELAQDYRRQSANGIKNIFSDIFAFISFAIILVSSRQELQVLKSFLDELIYGLSDSAKAFLIILFTDIFVGFHSPHGWEIVLESVARHLGLAENRDFNFLFIATFPVILDTVLKYWIFRYLNRISPSAVATYKNMNES from the coding sequence ATGTTCAACAAAATTTTTCGCTATACAAAACGCTCCCTTGCCCGTAGTGCCGAAAATTCCCTCGAATCTGCCTATCAAGCAGCTTTGACTATTAAAAATATAGAAATAGAACATTTTCAAAACAAAAAAATAACTCTTCAAAATGGAAATCACAGCGAACGAGTTTTTGCCTATTTTCAAGGAGAATTAAATAGTAAATTAAAAGCTATTGATCTTAAATTAACTCAGTTTAAAACAAGTCAATATTTTAACAACTTATTTGCTAGTAATAAACAAAATTATCCCTATGAGACTAATAAAAATATAACCCTTAGCCAATCATTAATTGTTGAAAAATTAAATTTTATTGATCAAATAGTTAATAAATATCAACAAGAATCAGAAATTAATCCCAAAACAGTACCGAACCTTGTCAAAGAAACAAAAAACCCCATTATTGATGTCCCTGCAGGGGAAGATAAAAAAATAAAAGAAACAGTCTCCGACAAAACCAGCGTCCTGCCTCGTTCATTTTTACGAACATTAACTAAAATAAAAGATGAAATTAACCCAGATTCTACCGACACAGAAGAAGAATTAATAAATCGTTTTCGTCGCTCCAAATATAAAACTGCTGTATCAGTAAAATTTCTTTTATTCTTAATAATTATTCCTATTTTAGTTCACAATATTAGTAAAATAGCCATTGGTAGAGCATTTGTTGATCCTTATTTTGCTAGTCATCAAGACATCGTTTTTATCAATCAAGACTTACAGGAAGAAGCCCTCAACGAATTGAGAATTTTTGAGGAGAATATACAACTAAAAACTATGATTGGCTTAATGCCAAATTTATCCCCTCAAGAAAAAGAAACTATCATCCAAGAGAAAGCCCAAGAGTTAGCCCAAGATTATCGTCGTCAAAGTGCCAATGGTATCAAAAATATTTTTTCTGACATATTTGCTTTTATTTCTTTTGCCATCATCCTCGTTTCTAGTCGTCAAGAATTACAGGTTTTAAAATCTTTTTTGGATGAATTAATTTATGGTTTAAGTGACTCTGCCAAAGCATTTTTAATCATTCTTTTTACAGATATATTTGTTGGTTTCCACTCTCCCCATGGTTGGGAAATTGTCTTGGAAAGTGTTGCTCGTCATCTTGGCTTAGCAGAAAATCGGGATTTTAATTTTTTGTTTATTGCCACTTTCCCTGTAATTCTTGATACGGTGTTGAAATATTGGATTTTCCGTTATCTCAATCGCATTTCCCCCTCTGCTGTGGCTACTTATAAAAATATGAATGAGTCTTAA
- the hisD gene encoding histidinol dehydrogenase HisD, giving the protein MLRIITDKGEAKQELKRIENRTHNDETHIQESIVKEIIATVRKHGNQALFDYTQKFDRQTINESNLKVSGAEIDAAYQQISRDLLSAIKLAAKQIEAFHQQKVPKSWVNFPCDGVVLGRRYTPVDRAGLYVPGGRASYPSTVLMNAIPAKVARVPRIVMVTPPSEGGKINPAVLVAASEAGVTEIYRVGGAQAVAALAYGTETIPNVDVITGPGNIFVTLAKKEVFGTVGIDSLAGPSEVLVIADKQANPVHVAADLLAQAEHDPLAAAILITDDVALAQAVQGQVVKQLENHPRKFLTEKAIAHYGVIIVTENLEEAAELSNLFAPEHLELEVEEPWDLTTHIRHAGAIFLGNSTPEAVGDYLAGPNHTLPTSGAARYASALGVETFMKYSSLIEYSPQALQKVSDAVIALTEAEGLPSHGDSVRLRVNPDEK; this is encoded by the coding sequence ATGCTGAGAATAATCACAGATAAAGGTGAAGCAAAACAAGAGCTAAAAAGAATTGAAAACCGTACTCACAATGATGAGACTCATATTCAAGAGTCCATTGTGAAAGAAATCATTGCGACGGTGAGAAAGCATGGAAATCAAGCCTTGTTCGATTATACTCAGAAATTTGACCGACAAACTATCAATGAAAGTAACCTTAAGGTTAGCGGTGCGGAAATTGATGCGGCTTATCAGCAGATTTCTCGGGATTTATTATCAGCTATTAAGTTGGCAGCAAAGCAGATTGAAGCGTTTCATCAGCAAAAAGTACCTAAGTCTTGGGTAAATTTTCCTTGTGATGGGGTGGTTTTGGGGCGACGTTATACCCCTGTGGATAGGGCTGGTTTGTATGTGCCGGGGGGTAGGGCTTCTTATCCTAGTACAGTGTTGATGAATGCTATTCCTGCGAAGGTTGCTCGGGTACCTCGCATTGTGATGGTTACTCCCCCTAGTGAAGGGGGAAAGATTAATCCTGCGGTGTTGGTAGCGGCTAGTGAGGCAGGGGTGACGGAAATTTATCGGGTAGGGGGCGCCCAAGCGGTGGCGGCGTTGGCTTACGGCACGGAAACTATCCCTAATGTGGATGTGATAACTGGGCCTGGTAATATATTTGTAACTTTGGCGAAAAAGGAAGTATTTGGCACGGTGGGCATCGATTCTTTGGCAGGGCCTAGTGAAGTGTTGGTGATTGCTGATAAACAGGCAAATCCTGTTCATGTGGCGGCGGATTTACTGGCACAGGCGGAGCATGATCCTTTGGCGGCGGCTATCTTGATTACTGATGATGTCGCCCTTGCTCAGGCGGTACAAGGGCAGGTGGTAAAACAGTTGGAAAATCACCCTCGTAAGTTTTTGACGGAAAAGGCGATCGCCCACTATGGTGTAATTATCGTTACCGAAAACCTAGAGGAAGCGGCGGAATTATCCAACCTTTTTGCCCCAGAACATTTGGAATTAGAGGTGGAAGAGCCTTGGGATTTAACCACCCATATCCGCCACGCTGGAGCTATTTTCTTGGGTAATTCCACCCCTGAAGCGGTGGGAGATTATTTGGCTGGACCAAACCACACCCTGCCCACGTCAGGGGCTGCTCGTTACGCTTCTGCGTTGGGGGTCGAAACCTTTATGAAGTATTCGAGTTTAATTGAATATAGCCCCCAAGCCTTACAAAAGGTGTCTGACGCTGTTATTGCATTGACTGAGGCGGAGGGGTTACCCTCCCACGGGGATTCGGTAAGGTTGCGGGTGAATCCTGATGAAAAATAA
- a CDS encoding TIGR00268 family protein, with product MSKEKLEKLKSIFATMDKALIAYSGGIDSTLVAKVAYDVLGDKALAITAVSPSLLPEELDEAQHQAQQIGINHEMIVTEEMDNPNYTSNPVNRCYFCKSELHDKLKAIALKRGYPYVIDGVNYDDLQDYRPGIEAAKERKVRSPLAEVSISKIQVREISKLLNLPWWDKPSQPCLSSRFPYGEEITIQKLHRVGRAEVYLRNLGYLNLRVRSQGDTARIELSPQKIATFVNEVDLPTLVHYFQQLGFIYVTLDLEGYSSGKLNRVINNSQSENLALR from the coding sequence ATGAGCAAAGAAAAACTAGAGAAATTAAAAAGTATTTTTGCCACCATGGATAAGGCTTTAATTGCTTATTCTGGGGGAATTGATAGCACCCTAGTTGCTAAAGTTGCTTATGATGTCTTGGGAGACAAAGCCCTTGCTATTACAGCGGTATCTCCTTCCCTTTTACCTGAAGAATTAGATGAAGCCCAACATCAAGCCCAACAAATTGGTATTAATCATGAAATGATTGTCACCGAGGAGATGGATAACCCTAACTATACCTCAAATCCTGTCAACCGTTGTTATTTTTGCAAAAGTGAATTGCACGATAAATTAAAAGCGATCGCCCTTAAAAGAGGTTATCCTTATGTGATAGACGGGGTAAATTATGACGATTTACAAGACTATCGCCCCGGCATAGAAGCCGCAAAAGAGAGAAAAGTGCGATCGCCATTAGCTGAAGTAAGTATATCAAAAATACAAGTAAGAGAGATCAGTAAATTATTAAACCTACCATGGTGGGATAAACCTTCTCAACCCTGTCTGTCTTCCCGCTTTCCCTACGGAGAAGAAATCACCATCCAAAAACTCCATCGTGTCGGTAGGGCAGAAGTTTATTTACGCAATTTAGGCTATCTTAATTTGAGAGTGAGATCCCAAGGAGATACCGCTAGAATTGAACTATCACCCCAAAAAATAGCCACCTTTGTCAATGAAGTTGACTTGCCCACATTAGTCCATTACTTTCAACAGTTAGGATTTATCTACGTTACCCTCGACTTAGAAGGTTATAGCAGTGGAAAACTAAACCGAGTTATCAACAACTCTCAATCCGAAAACCTCGCCCTACGGTAG
- a CDS encoding ABC-type carbohydrate uptake system permease component yields MFILKKNISSDKKTSSFKQTITNILGEKLKPFWFLAPALIVLTLIVFYPAIQAFSLSFSSYGYDLTQPPEWVGLQNFERLVQDELFRKTLLNSLLYMVGVVPALVILPLFLAIAVNQKLKGINWFRAAYYTPVVISMVVAGIAWKALYWSNGIFNQIWLGLGFSSGLPWLTSPDWAIWSVMVVTIWKGLGYYMVIYLAGLQSIPAELYEAGAIDGSDGWQKHFDITIPLMKPYIFLVAVISALSATKVFEEVFLLTQGGPRNSSKTVVYYIYEKAFQELDINYASAMGLVLFMAILVLSIANLILSRTR; encoded by the coding sequence ATGTTTATTTTAAAGAAAAATATTTCTTCAGATAAGAAAACATCATCCTTCAAACAAACTATTACTAATATATTAGGGGAAAAATTAAAACCATTTTGGTTTTTAGCCCCCGCCCTAATTGTCTTAACTCTAATAGTTTTTTATCCTGCTATTCAAGCCTTTAGTCTTAGTTTTTCTAGTTATGGCTATGACTTAACACAACCCCCTGAGTGGGTGGGTTTACAAAACTTTGAAAGATTAGTCCAAGATGAATTATTCAGAAAAACTTTACTCAATAGTCTTCTTTACATGGTGGGAGTAGTACCAGCCTTAGTTATTTTACCATTGTTCTTGGCGATCGCCGTTAACCAAAAATTAAAAGGCATCAACTGGTTTCGTGCGGCTTATTACACCCCCGTAGTAATCTCCATGGTGGTAGCAGGAATCGCTTGGAAAGCCTTATATTGGTCAAATGGTATCTTCAACCAAATTTGGCTAGGATTGGGCTTCTCATCGGGTTTACCATGGTTAACTAGCCCTGACTGGGCTATTTGGAGTGTAATGGTAGTCACCATTTGGAAAGGTTTAGGTTATTACATGGTGATTTATTTGGCTGGTTTACAAAGTATCCCTGCTGAATTATACGAAGCAGGTGCTATCGATGGCTCAGATGGTTGGCAAAAACACTTTGATATTACCATTCCTCTCATGAAGCCTTATATTTTTTTGGTGGCAGTAATTTCTGCCCTCAGTGCGACAAAAGTATTTGAGGAGGTTTTTTTATTAACCCAAGGAGGTCCTAGAAATAGCTCTAAAACCGTTGTATATTACATATATGAAAAAGCATTTCAAGAGTTAGATATTAA